The DNA segment CTGAGAACTTGCTGGAGAGTACAGTCACAATGCCATGGGTTGTTAGCAATCCTAGCCCTAGCCTTCAGATTATTGAAGGCATTTTTGTGCACACTTTGAATCCTGTTGTCAGACAAGTCCAGGGTCTGCAGGGTTTCTGCTACTCCTTTGAATGCATGCTCGTCAATAAACTCGATGCCGTTTTTGGACAGGTTAAGCACTCTCAGTTGATGGAGGTCCTTAAAAATCTCATTGGGGATGGATGTGATCTGATTGGAGTCCAAATACAGCAAAACTGTTTCAGGAGGGAGATCTCTGGGTATTTCCTTGAGATTTGCATTGCTACAGGTGACATTTAACCCTCCAGAGGAAGAGCAAAGGCAGCCCTTGGGACACATACTGGCAGAATGAAAACACAGTATCATCAGTACAAAGCTTTGGAGGAGGAGACACATGGAGAGGGAGCGGGACAGCCACAGGTCGACCAGATTCATCCTGCAACCTCTGCATAATCACGAGTCCATTCCTCATTCACTCCAAGGGTTGCATGTGTTCTGCCCCTGACCACACTCTGGATTTCCTTCCTGGGTGGTTCAAAAGGATGCAGCTAGCACACAGCCTTCTTCATTATTCCTGTCCTTGATTGGGAacctaaaggaaaggaaagcagatgCAATTAGCTTTTCTGTGAGGAGACATGCATGGCAATTAAAAAGTGCCCTCAGGAGTCCACCTAAAGTAGGGGCAAGAAGGTGAGGTAGGCAGGTAATTTCCATCAAGGCCACTGGGAATTTCCTGTGTAATGGGAATCTCCAACTGAAAGTCCCAAGGCTGGGGAGAGGATTCAACAGAGGCCAACATTTCCACATCCCGTTACCTGGTTTTCAGCCAGGGCAGAATTAGAACAAACTTCTACCATCTCTTGTACTCCTCTCCTGGACCCTTCTAAGGCAATACAATTTAACTGTGCCTTTTATGCTTCCTACAGTACCAGAGGCATTATTCAAGCCAGTCCTTCACGTGGGCAGAAAGAACCTATATTTCAAGGATAATGATCACAGACAGAAATGTCTGTCGTGGGCTTTCAGAAGATATTCAATGCAGAATATTGTCTCTAAAGAAACATCTGACTTAAGAATTGGGCCGTGCCTCAGAGCTTCCCTGCACAATATTGCCTGAGGCAAACGAACAAAAGCCTTTACAGGAATTGCTTACTTTCCAGGCTCCTAAGACTATACTGTGCCTGGGAGGATGCTCACAGTGTATCCTAAAGGATTCTCTGTCTGTTTCCTAAACAACACATCTTCAGCTCAATTCAAACAGGGCACATGGCTTTAAGGCTTTTTATATAACAGAAGATAATTAAGAAATACTGGCTTCTAGGACATCCATAATAGGATATTTATTCTTttgcagatgcacacacacacacacacacacacacacacacacacacacacacatgcatgcacaggcaaatgcacacacatacgtatgtgtgtacacgtatgtgtcatatatgtttatatatatagtattatatactGTGTGTAATTAACACACATATGTTTATACAtagtataaacacacatatgcacacacacatgcacacacacagacacacacattttattgTTAGTAACAGCCATGGAAATTACTCAATAGATGATTTTCTTtcatacatgtattatatattttatatgtatacacacatacatatacacacacactgttggtTTTGAAAAGAGGTGTGGAAATTGCAAAATTAAGTGGTACTAGCCGATTTATACAGTTTCCTCaacagcagagagcagaggagagaataAAAGCCAGCATATAGAACTACCCTATGATAGTAGTTTACAGAGGGGTGAATGGATCTTAGAGAGACTATGTGAATTGTCTAAGGTTACATAGCCTGTAGGAGTAAAGCCAGAAATCCTGCCTGGACCTTTGCTCTGACTCATCCATCTCACCTCCtttccacagcccccacagcttCCTCCACTCCCATCTGCTCTAGGAGTGCAGGCAGGCTGCACAGAACACCGCCT comes from the Mus musculus strain C57BL/6J chromosome 14, GRCm38.p6 C57BL/6J genome and includes:
- the Lrrc3b gene encoding leucine-rich repeat-containing protein 3B isoform X1, whose product is MNLVDLWLSRSLSMCLLLQSFVLMILCFHSASMCPKGCLCSSSGGLNVTCSNANLKEIPRDLPPETVLLYLDSNQITSIPNEIFKDLHQLRVLNLSKNGIEFIDEHAFKGVAETLQTLDLSDNRIQSVHKNAFNNLKARARIANNPWHCDCTLQQVLRSMASNHETAHNVICKTSVLDEHAGRPFLNAANDADLCNLPKKTTDYAMLVTMFGWFTMVISYVVYYVRQNQEDARRHLEYLKSLPSRQKKADEPDDISTVV